Sequence from the Toxoplasma gondii ME49 chromosome Ib, whole genome shotgun sequence genome:
TCTTGGTCTGTTTGAAATGCTTGCGGGGAGGTGCGAGGATATCTCTGAAACGCTCGACTGCAGTGTCCCGCGACCCCACGGTCATTTCTTCTCGTTGCTTCTGGTCTAGGCGTTTTAAAAATGGATATAGGTGATGGATTACAGGTATTTCCTAGAATGAGGCTGTTCGACCTGTTGTGTATTCGTTGCGTATTTCATGAATTCCTTTAAGTCGCCGTCAGTCGGCTGCGGCGCCACCGTGCATCGAATCAAAACGTTGCTTTCTGGCGGTGTTTGCGGGGCTGCAAGTTCTTCCATCTGAAAGCGGTAGTGtgttcgtctctgtgtcgtcAACGCGTCTGTGAAAGAGTAGTGTACAGGAAAAGGCAGTTTGCATTGAAAGGACTTCTTCTCGTACGgtgttctttctcgttcgtcgCTCTACTCACGAAACTCAACGCACGGCAAAGCGCGTCTACGAAGCTCAGTGACCCTGTCTcgacgtttcttcttctctttcctcaaTTCGCTCGTTGCCCACGAAggctcctctcgtctccttaGTGCCTGTCTCACCCTTGTTTTTTGCGCCTTTCGCTGACTTGATTTCATatgtctcctcctctgccgcattctcctcgacgtcttctcgcttccagGGAACCTCGCAGGTTCATCGGGCGCTGGGTCGACCTCGTCGtcgaggtgtatgtacaccctgCAGACGTTCTGCGACTGGGTGTCGACTCACGGGAGTCTCCACACACTCACGCTGGCCCACTGTCGTCTCGGCAACCaaggcgctgcatgcatggcaGACGCGTTAAACCGAAATACGTGAGGAAGCGTaaacggagaaagggaaagcAGACAGACAAGGACTTGCTAAAGCTCTTCGGCTGCTATCtacgtctctcttctcctttcagtcacttttccttctcctttcagTCACGTTTCCTTCCCAAAATCGCCTTcgcatttccttctcctctcctcctcttatccttctccgccgtcttctctccgtctccgctccttctcctctttcttctctttcttctcctctttcttctgcttatcctccgtcttcgctccttcttctctttcgtcagcttctctttcctgtctttttgttcctgcgttttcttaTTTCCGTTCTGTCTATTCGCTCGGGGTCCGACCTCTGCAGGAGTCTGGTGACAGTCGATTTGAGCCACAACGGCGTCGGAGCCGCCGCATGCACGCTTCTCGTCCAGGCGGTTGAGAATTCGAACAAGACCGTTCTACACGTCGACCTCACAGGTGACTTCCttatctgtttctctctgtttcctctttcgctcttactttttctccctcctttcgtctccgcaaacgcgtttcctcgtctttcacgaatcgctttcctttctccccattccggtctcctcttcctcttctcctcttcctcgccttctcttctcgctgttctcctttctctccctccatcGCTTACTTTTCTCCGTCCCCGTTCGTCCTCCTTCGCATGTCGCTGTCCCCGCGACCTCGAcgtctttctcgctcgctctctctcaccttctctttctcttcctccgtagcctcgctctccctctgtgGAGCTCgccactgtctcttctccttcgtctcctttctcttttctcttctgttccgtCTCCTAGGAAACAGCGCCTCGTACGCGTCGCTGAGTGCTCTCGAGCGCGCCTGTGCGCGGAACCGTGTGAACCGCCatgtcgcctgtctccagagGAAGCAACCCAACCTGCAGAAGTCAGGCGAGAAGctgaagcagctgcagaccTACGTTCTTCAACTTGAACGGGAAGTCGCTCTGCGACAAGATGTgagcgcgagaaaacgctACGGTAGATGGAAAGAAACGCGCTcgcttcactctctctctctgcacatgcaacagacgaaaaagagcGCAGTTTACGCTaagcagaagaacgaacCATGGAACGTCCAGCtgtgagagagacgaaggaaacaacGTCCTGCCCAAAACACTGGCGCGCTTGACCCAGCTTTCCGTagctcctttctcctcgcctaCTTACGCCTCTCCTTTCTATTCACAAGGGATGTACACTGACTGCGGATGCCGCCGCGCCCTCATATATTCTTCCTCCTCACGCGCATCAATTTACATAGGTGGACCATTATAACgtatacatgtgcatacatAAATGCACCCACAGACACACAAGTACAgatgcgcatatatatatatatatatatatatatgtaaacgTATAAGATCATGCTCAAAGACAcacatataatatatatatatatatctagtTGTGACTGAATGCACGCTTGAACAcgaatatatacatatatatatatgtatatatatatatatatgtatatgtatgtatatgtccACGTAAAAACACACAAAGGTGGGCATACAGGTGCGTATGTTTCAGCAGATAGGGTATTTTTGTTTTGTTTGGCGGCCGTCCTTTTGCGTGGAGATGCATCCCTGTCTACGTCTCTAGGTTGACTGCACTTTGGATGGGTGTCATCCGTCTCTGGAAGTCCGTCTCTTTGCTGTGTATGTCTCGGCTCCTTTGTAAAGAGAGTCTATACGGTCTATAcgcagcagcggctgccagtgaaagcgagaaaacgctTTCGGAACCGTAAGCGCGAGTTTCTACGCAGGCGTGGAATCCGCAGGCGCGTGCCTCCGGCCTCCACTGTTTCGGTTTCCGATGCATGCGGTGtgccgcgtctcctctctctgcctctttctctgctgttcaAATCTCGCGCGTTGCCCTTCTGCTCTGTGAACTGCCGCTGCAGGAATTCTCCAAGATCATCGacgacatgcatgcagacgctgcCGAGGCAGCGCGAAGGCTTGACGAAGCGCAAGAGGAAGTTCGCCAGTTGAAGGAGAAACTCCGAAGCGTCAGCTTCGACCTCGTAGCGGGTCTGTCGCCAGCTCCGATggtcctgtctctcggctttcCTCCGCGCCTGGTGTTTGTTCTCGGCTGTGCGtgctcccttcttcttctcctctgccgtcTCCTTTATCCCCCTCCCGCTTTTGCCTGTCTGaggtttttctcctccttgtcCGCTCGCTcctgctgcgtcttctgcttcgccttcagcggagaaacgcaaGTTGTTtgctcttcgtctgttctctctccacttcctcttGTAACGCGCGAGACGCCCTGGCTGTTCGAATGTGTGTGTTGCGCTGTggggaggaaaaaacgactttctacatttctctctccccagaGCGCCCAAGATCGAGCAAAGCGACCCAATAAAAAGAGCTGGCGTGACTCAGGAAACGcaaacagaaggagacactaCAGAAGGATGTACTGGGGGAGGTCGGCAGTCGgacaaagaaaacgcgaggagGAACCGTAGAAGTagaaaacgacagacaggcagaagcgaagccgccaacgagaaaagcgacaacgagaacagagagcCAAGACGCACACATGCTCTCttgcgtttcgttttccgacagagaagaagaaaggcctCGACGCGGAGAatctgaagaaggaaatccATGCGCTCCAGGTGGACTTACAGctcacagaaaacgaaagcgaACACGGTACACCAGACTAGGAGGCAGATGAGCAGCCAGACGCGCAAacaaacaggagagagggtGGACGAACGAGACAGAATACTCAGGCGGGAGAACCTttcgaaagaagagaagaggaaaagcaagagacagaaaaggagactcCCTGCTTCGATCTACTCCTCAGCTGTCCGTCAGATATCTGCTAGatcgacagaagaagaggcacctTTCTCTGCGCGTCCGTTCGCCAGAAACACAAAGTAGAGATGCGAACGGTTgagcttttcttcctcgcttctcctaCACACGCGAGGACTATTGGAagtttccttcttgtctgtctgtcttctcttttcctctcttgcctctctcttgcctctctctttgcctctctctttctctctcttgcctcttctctctctttctcgttctctcggtTTCAGTTGAGTGTGTCTTCTCGAGAAACGGAGGTCGCAGAACTGCGGTCGCGAGTGCAGCAactcgaggcagagaagcagctgcatgcagaggacgCGAAAAGTCTTCGTTCGAAGAGCCAGGCACTGGCTgacgcctctctcctcacgCAGCAGAGTCTAGATGATGCGAACATGGCAAACAAAGTAAGtcgcagcgaggagacgaagcatgGAGAGGTTGTTTGGAGGTTGTTTGTTTCTGCTAGCAACACCTAGGCgcgcctgtcgccttcgtGCTCCGCTGTCTCCATGTCGCAGACGGTGCGGCCTCCCATTGTTGCAAGAGGGACCCCCGAGCAAAGAATGGATGGATTCCGGCGTTCTGGACGGATTTGCCGCGTGAtgttctttctgcttcttcgcttcctttttcttctctctttcttccccctgtttctctcctgcgtcgcctgttcctccttctcgttttccacCCTTTCGCCGgctcgtcgcttcctcctcgttcgccttccttcgcgCATTTCCttcggttttttctctcgcgcctcgcttcttcgctctggagtctctttctgcttctcttgctctttctGCACTAGCAACTGGAGGCCTGTCTGCACCAGAGTGAGAGCCGCCTCGCAGGATTGTCGCAGCAAGTAGCCAACCTGCGGAGACAACTGGTCGCGGCTGAGGGAGCGGCTGAGGAGCAGAGAACGGCGCTGCTCTCGCGGTGCCAGGCGACCCAGGAGGAGAACCGCAAACTCGAAGAGAAAGTCTTCCAACTCGAGCGGGAACAGCAGCAACTCGAACAGAAGCGCGCACACCTGGCCTGGTcgctggagaaggaagagcgcgAGCGCGAACAATGGAAactgcaggaagaagagaaacgaaaagaggagagacaaacgctCCAGGAACAAGCTGAAGAGTGGAAAAACAAGTGTGCTCTGGAGGCCATTTCTCTCCACGCGCTGACTCTTAGAAACACTCCACATCCATGCACAAACCTATACTTCCACAGATAGATAAATAGATAAACAGATAGATAAATAGATAGAGAGGTAGAGAAATGgatagacagacagatggaCATGTAGGCTCGGGTCCAGACACATACAGGCAGGCATCccatgcatacatataaatatataaatatatatatatatatacatataaatatatatatatacatatatataaatatataaatatatatacatatatataaatatatatatatatacatatatataaatatataaatatatatatatatatatatacatatatataaatatataaatatatatatatatatatacatatatgtaaatatataaatatatataaatatatatatatatatatatatacatacatgtaagtagatgtatgtacatgcatatatgtacgtgCAGACAAATCTGTACAGAGCAGGTTCATGTGTGCTTGGAGGTGTAtgtatgcgcatgcagacatcTTTATTTTGGGATGCACACTTGCTTATCCACTGGCAAGTAGATGTAGACGAATGCACGCCTATAGGCGTGTAAAACGCGATTTGTAAACATGTTTGTTCGTGGAGAGAGCCTCGCTTGGGAACATCTTGAAGTCTGTGTGTAGAGCGGAAGGCAGCTGAGCGAGGGTCACGAGGTGTCGAAGACTGGGAgtaaataaatatatacagctgggtcttttcgttttcgtttttcctctcagACTTGAActgcagctgaagaagcaggagacgcaaGACCATGTCtggcaagaagaaagaaaaacttTGCTGCAGCGGCTGAGGGATGATCAGCAGGCAACCCGGGCGGCGGAGGCCGAAGTTTCCGCTCTCAAATTTCGGCAGCtgcagacagaggcagacatgcatgcgctgcatTCCGAGCTCCATCAACTGAAAGAAGCGCTCGCTGCGAAGGAGGTGAGCACTCACGAGATGCCTGCGAAAGAAATCTCCGGCTTGAGCGCGTTCGCGAGCGTCTGCACAACCTACttgctcgctttctctcagtgtgtctctgcgtccgtccagtcatgcatgcacgcggcttttgtctctctcaacGCGGCGAGAGTGTGAAGCCGACTCCATTTCcggctttccttccttttgcTCAAAACATGAACAAGGTAGTTTCGGACAGTGGAGATGATACACTGGAGAGAAACCGCATTGGGCGGACGGCGGTTTTCTGAAACGGCGTGCAGCGCAAC
This genomic interval carries:
- a CDS encoding myosin heavy chain, putative (encoded by transcript TGME49_209830), giving the protein MKAYPSLQANAISAELSLALPPSGRELLSSLSPLGPRRLCQENGIMTLEETNASPLRPVSALSAQRSPPPVSSPRSSLDLGRSSHASEAASKSAFSSFSSSHPPAASSDAVTQEKLRGSERNSRREIPPHGVASTPTGKNEGGQEDLGVRTLEMRGERPPGDGDELLLNRKFIGDQGCKGVTASLMKRTNFVRIDLSANNITSQGLAALLPGLAVQRSLKHLDLNWNSLASPGNLAGSSGAGSTSSSRCMYTLQTFCDWVSTHGSLHTLTLAHCRLGNQGAACMADALNRNTSLVTVDLSHNGVGAAACTLLVQAVENSNKTVLHVDLTGNSASYASLSALERACARNRVNRHVACLQRKQPNLQKSGEKLKQLQTYVLQLEREVALRQDEFSKIIDDMHADAAEAARRLDEAQEEVRQLKEKLRSVSFDLVAEKKKGLDAENLKKEIHALQLSVSSRETEVAELRSRVQQLEAEKQLHAEDAKSLRSKSQALADASLLTQQSLDDANMANKQLEACLHQSESRLAGLSQQVANLRRQLVAAEGAAEEQRTALLSRCQATQEENRKLEEKVFQLEREQQQLEQKRAHLAWSLEKEEREREQWKLQEEEKRKEERQTLQEQAEEWKNKCALEAISLHALTLRNTPHPCTNLYFHR